The following are from one region of the Deinococcus roseus genome:
- a CDS encoding LacI family DNA-binding transcriptional regulator encodes MAKLTIKDVARHAGVQPSTVSRAINNHPDINADTKARILQSIRDLGYIPDRAAKNFRTRKMRSISLLLPMTGSDFYNRLINSIDETLEDYDYDAGIFPLLSERRLSRYQDPSALPYHTDGLVFASLNPSHLYESLFTIQGLPAVVLDIITPDFDNVTVNNELGGHLAGKHLQERPAQTFVINVEERFHTPFASGVFAERLKGFRAAQQEAGLDFPDSQVFTSEFTLDSARDAARKVLDLREGNINVFTTCDFFAYGLLEEVKLAGLTLGEEVRVVGFDDEKQAQSLGLTTLRQPVEEMGRMVTRLLMDRIQDPELPIRSVQFKPELQVRRTT; translated from the coding sequence ATGGCCAAGCTCACCATCAAAGATGTCGCCAGACATGCCGGAGTGCAACCCAGCACGGTGTCGCGGGCCATCAACAACCATCCAGACATCAACGCAGACACCAAAGCCCGCATTTTGCAAAGCATTCGGGACCTGGGGTACATTCCAGACCGGGCCGCCAAGAATTTCCGCACCCGCAAGATGCGCAGCATCAGTTTATTGCTGCCCATGACCGGGAGTGATTTTTACAACCGCCTGATCAACAGCATTGATGAGACCCTGGAAGACTACGATTACGATGCTGGCATTTTCCCCTTGCTTTCGGAACGCCGCCTGTCCAGGTATCAGGACCCCTCCGCCTTGCCTTACCACACCGATGGTCTGGTGTTCGCTTCCCTGAATCCCAGCCACCTTTATGAAAGCCTCTTCACCATTCAGGGGCTTCCTGCAGTGGTGCTGGACATCATCACCCCTGATTTTGACAACGTGACGGTCAACAATGAACTGGGTGGGCACCTCGCTGGAAAGCACCTGCAGGAACGCCCAGCCCAGACATTTGTGATCAATGTGGAAGAGCGCTTTCACACCCCATTTGCCAGCGGGGTTTTTGCAGAGCGCCTGAAGGGCTTTCGGGCAGCCCAGCAGGAAGCGGGACTGGACTTCCCGGACAGCCAGGTGTTCACCAGCGAATTCACCCTGGACAGTGCCCGTGACGCCGCCCGCAAGGTGCTGGACCTGCGGGAAGGCAACATCAATGTGTTCACCACCTGTGATTTTTTTGCGTATGGTCTGCTGGAAGAAGTGAAACTGGCGGGCCTCACCCTGGGAGAAGAGGTGCGGGTGGTGGGCTTTGATGACGAGAAACAGGCGCAAAGTCTGGGCCTCACCACCCTCCGGCAGCCTGTGGAGGAGATGGGGCGCATGGTGACCCGCCTGCTGATGGACCGCATTCAGGACCCTGAGCTTCCCATCCGCAGTGTGCAGTTCAAGCCTGAATTGCAGGTGCGCCGGACCACCTGA
- a CDS encoding glycoside hydrolase family 76 protein has protein sequence MTRTSNLTQQAEAAQRTLQSFWDENTGLYRHHSNPQETTDLYHYWWFAHTIDALIDGFERSQNPIYLQQAEKLHAGMLRRTGAITNDYYDDMEWLALALLRLYKYTQKAEHLQAVDALWHDIQHGWNDHCGGGIAWKKTQLDYKNAPANFPAAILAARLYRLKGNPADLEFSRKIYHWTIQNLMDPQTGCIWDGLNRQQDGSIDRGWLFTYNQGTGIGAALELHQITGDSAYLQDAKRIAEASLDLQTSAGFYPDEGNQDGGLFKGILIRYLTLLALHCPDAPYRDWISAQTRHFSGSGPYGPDWEHPDQPDTLSTHLSGLMLLEAAHKLR, from the coding sequence ATGACCCGGACCTCAAATTTGACCCAGCAAGCCGAAGCTGCCCAGCGCACCCTGCAAAGTTTCTGGGATGAAAACACCGGGCTGTACCGCCACCACAGCAACCCGCAAGAAACCACCGATCTCTACCATTACTGGTGGTTCGCGCACACCATTGATGCGCTCATTGACGGGTTTGAACGCAGCCAGAACCCCATTTATTTGCAGCAGGCCGAAAAACTCCATGCAGGCATGCTGCGGCGCACCGGGGCCATCACCAATGATTATTACGACGATATGGAATGGCTTGCTCTGGCCCTGCTCAGGCTGTACAAATACACCCAGAAAGCAGAACACCTGCAGGCTGTAGATGCCCTGTGGCACGACATTCAGCACGGCTGGAACGACCACTGCGGTGGAGGGATTGCCTGGAAGAAAACCCAGCTGGATTACAAAAATGCCCCTGCCAATTTTCCTGCAGCCATTCTGGCTGCCCGATTGTACCGCCTGAAAGGAAATCCTGCAGATCTGGAATTCAGCCGGAAGATCTACCACTGGACCATCCAGAACCTGATGGACCCCCAGACCGGGTGCATCTGGGACGGCCTGAACCGGCAGCAGGATGGCAGCATTGACCGGGGCTGGCTGTTCACCTACAACCAGGGAACGGGCATCGGGGCAGCGCTGGAACTGCACCAGATCACTGGAGACTCTGCCTACCTGCAGGACGCAAAACGCATTGCGGAGGCCAGCCTGGATCTGCAGACCAGTGCAGGCTTTTACCCGGATGAAGGCAACCAGGATGGTGGGCTTTTCAAGGGCATCCTGATCCGGTACCTGACCCTTCTGGCGCTGCACTGCCCGGATGCCCCCTACCGCGATTGGATCTCAGCGCAAACCCGGCATTTCTCCGGGTCTGGACCTTACGGACCGGACTGGGAGCACCCGGATCAACCCGACACCCTCAGCACCCACCTGAGCGGTCTGATGCTGCTGGAAGCTGCGCACAAATTGCGCTGA
- a CDS encoding carbon-nitrogen hydrolase family protein: MSDLASSSSPEIRRMALCHLAPVPDDLQHNRRTIERALEQAANLGAHWIVTPELSSCGYQFARHLGTDWITVQPDPWVKTLMQFAAEHQVHLFLGHAEADVHTGKLHNAVLAISDQGELLGSARKHNVLPGSEGWSTRSQQAAVFEVQDIKVGVLICADAYTSKVSRELLAQGAQMILAPSAWGPGLHGPEGEWESRSLDTGIPVVVCNRTGAEGNLSFEGSTSGFIRAGKREKVFEPAGPALILLDWTVQDGQVVVLSGREVPLEV, translated from the coding sequence ATGTCTGACCTTGCTTCCTCTTCCAGCCCTGAAATTCGGCGCATGGCCCTCTGCCATCTGGCCCCTGTTCCAGATGATCTGCAGCACAACCGGCGCACCATTGAACGTGCCCTTGAGCAGGCCGCCAACCTGGGAGCACACTGGATCGTCACCCCGGAACTCAGCAGCTGCGGTTACCAGTTTGCCCGCCACCTCGGCACCGACTGGATCACCGTGCAGCCCGATCCCTGGGTCAAAACCCTGATGCAGTTTGCTGCAGAACATCAGGTGCACCTGTTTCTGGGCCATGCAGAAGCAGATGTGCACACTGGCAAGCTGCACAATGCTGTGCTGGCCATTTCCGATCAGGGAGAACTGCTGGGCAGTGCCCGCAAGCACAACGTGCTGCCCGGATCGGAAGGCTGGTCCACCAGGAGCCAGCAAGCCGCCGTGTTCGAGGTGCAGGACATCAAAGTGGGGGTGCTGATCTGCGCCGATGCCTACACCTCGAAGGTGTCCCGGGAACTGCTGGCCCAGGGGGCACAGATGATCCTGGCTCCATCTGCTTGGGGTCCAGGTTTGCATGGTCCAGAAGGAGAATGGGAAAGCCGCTCACTGGACACCGGGATTCCTGTGGTGGTGTGCAACCGCACCGGAGCAGAAGGGAACCTGAGCTTTGAGGGATCCACTTCGGGCTTCATCCGGGCTGGAAAACGCGAGAAAGTCTTTGAGCCTGCAGGACCTGCTTTGATCCTGCTGGACTGGACAGTGCAGGACGGTCAGGTGGTTGTGCTTTCTGGACGGGAAGTGCCACTGGAAGTTTAG
- a CDS encoding SDR family oxidoreductase, with the protein MKTALITGTSTGIGQDTALTLARAGLTVIATMRDPSRGQILLDHAQAEGLALEVQQLDVQNPQQITEVVNGILQRYGQLDVLINNAGAGYLGTTEETPVEDLMKVLDVNFIGAYRLTQAVLPHMRERGQGHILSVSSIGGLIGQPFNDAYCAAKFALEGMMESLAAVMQFYGVRVSLIEPGPVNTAFVANVGGQLTGGALTSPEQTSPYQALREAYLNGSAEVFSSMGQTGADVAEVILQAINAENPHLRYQTSGTIQHLASLKYVDPTGDSVLKLNSSRLAAAGLEIK; encoded by the coding sequence ATGAAAACCGCACTGATCACAGGAACATCCACAGGCATCGGACAGGACACCGCCCTCACGCTGGCCCGCGCAGGACTGACAGTCATTGCCACCATGCGCGACCCCTCCAGAGGGCAGATCCTGCTGGACCATGCCCAGGCAGAGGGGCTTGCGCTGGAAGTGCAGCAACTGGATGTGCAAAACCCCCAGCAGATCACAGAAGTTGTAAATGGCATCCTGCAGCGTTATGGCCAGCTGGATGTGCTGATCAACAACGCCGGGGCAGGCTACCTGGGCACCACAGAAGAAACCCCAGTTGAAGACCTGATGAAAGTGCTTGACGTGAATTTCATTGGGGCTTACCGGCTCACCCAGGCGGTTTTGCCCCACATGCGGGAACGCGGTCAGGGCCACATCCTCAGTGTGAGCAGCATTGGGGGCCTGATCGGTCAACCTTTCAATGATGCGTACTGCGCAGCAAAATTTGCCCTGGAAGGCATGATGGAAAGCCTCGCTGCCGTGATGCAGTTTTATGGGGTGCGGGTCTCCCTGATCGAACCCGGCCCGGTCAACACCGCTTTTGTGGCCAATGTGGGAGGTCAACTGACCGGAGGTGCCCTGACCTCTCCCGAACAAACCAGCCCTTACCAGGCCCTGAGGGAAGCCTACCTGAATGGGTCCGCAGAGGTGTTCAGCAGCATGGGCCAGACCGGAGCAGACGTGGCAGAGGTGATTTTGCAGGCCATCAACGCAGAAAACCCCCACCTGCGGTACCAGACTTCTGGAACCATCCAGCACCTTGCTTCCCTGAAATACGTGGACCCAACAGGGGATTCGGTGCTGAAACTCAATTCCAGCCGTCTGGCAGCAGCAGGTTTGGAGATCAAATAA
- a CDS encoding ester cyclase — protein sequence MDHQHMRKVIRQENEEMWHGNNPDVFQDSSHPHRVTHTLTFGDVVGHDAHGQLARTFQEAFSEHKMRIDHLVVEGDHAAYRIIHHARHTGTFLGIAPTGNEVTISMANFARFEGDKIAELWTMWDTLTLLKQIGVEGPLGPR from the coding sequence ATGGACCACCAGCACATGCGCAAAGTCATCCGTCAGGAAAACGAAGAGATGTGGCACGGAAACAATCCAGATGTTTTTCAGGATTCCTCCCACCCGCACCGGGTCACCCACACCCTGACTTTTGGGGATGTGGTGGGCCATGACGCCCACGGACAGCTGGCCCGGACCTTCCAGGAGGCTTTCAGCGAGCACAAGATGAGGATTGACCATCTGGTGGTGGAAGGGGACCATGCTGCCTACCGCATCATTCACCATGCCAGGCACACTGGAACGTTTCTGGGGATTGCCCCAACTGGCAATGAAGTCACGATCTCCATGGCCAACTTTGCACGGTTCGAGGGAGACAAGATTGCAGAGCTGTGGACCATGTGGGACACCCTGACCCTGCTCAAGCAGATTGGTGTTGAGGGACCCCTCGGACCGCGTTGA
- a CDS encoding LacI family DNA-binding transcriptional regulator, with protein MTRKRVSIPTPAPEPTPAPSIPRKPTMQDVANVAGVSLKTVSRVVNNEPNVESATAARVQAAIQEMGFRRNEIARSLRPGQTTSTLGLVTEDISNPFYSSLARGIEEVARGRGCLVIAGSSEEDALREKELVNTLLQRSVDGLLVVPAAGDHTYLNAQRISEPVVFMDRPPEGIQADMVLLDNRGGAYQAVEHLIARGHSRIAFVDGHPYVHTGLERMNGYRQALAAANITYDRSLVVVGCHDPQQAEQATLNLLKLPNPPTAIFATNNRLSIGVLKGLTSSGKWLDLAGFDDFELADMLPFEVTVVRYDTIQMGRVAAEMLFARLDGDTSPPQTRIIEVEVVVRGPGRVGLPSGY; from the coding sequence GTGACCCGAAAGCGCGTCTCCATCCCCACCCCTGCCCCTGAGCCCACACCAGCCCCCTCCATTCCCCGCAAACCCACCATGCAGGACGTGGCAAATGTGGCCGGGGTCAGCCTGAAGACCGTCTCACGGGTGGTCAACAACGAACCCAATGTGGAAAGCGCCACTGCAGCAAGGGTGCAGGCCGCCATCCAGGAAATGGGCTTCCGGCGCAACGAAATTGCCCGCAGCCTGCGCCCCGGACAGACCACCTCCACCCTGGGCCTGGTCACCGAAGACATCAGCAACCCCTTTTATTCCAGCCTGGCCCGCGGCATCGAAGAAGTGGCGAGAGGGCGCGGATGTCTGGTCATCGCAGGCAGCAGTGAAGAAGACGCCCTCAGGGAAAAAGAATTGGTCAACACCCTGCTGCAACGCAGCGTGGACGGTCTGCTGGTGGTGCCTGCCGCCGGAGACCACACCTACCTGAATGCCCAGCGCATCAGCGAACCGGTGGTTTTCATGGACCGCCCCCCGGAAGGCATCCAGGCCGACATGGTGCTGCTGGACAACCGGGGAGGCGCTTATCAAGCCGTGGAACACCTGATTGCCAGAGGCCACAGCAGAATCGCCTTTGTGGACGGCCACCCTTACGTGCACACCGGACTGGAGCGCATGAACGGCTACCGTCAGGCCCTGGCCGCTGCAAACATCACTTATGACCGTTCGCTGGTGGTGGTGGGGTGCCATGACCCCCAGCAGGCAGAACAGGCCACCCTGAACCTCTTGAAGCTTCCCAACCCTCCCACAGCGATTTTTGCCACCAACAACCGCCTGAGCATCGGGGTCCTGAAAGGCCTCACCAGCAGCGGAAAATGGCTGGACCTCGCAGGCTTCGACGATTTTGAACTCGCAGACATGCTCCCCTTCGAGGTCACGGTGGTGCGCTACGACACCATCCAGATGGGAAGGGTGGCCGCAGAAATGCTTTTTGCCCGCCTGGACGGTGACACCAGCCCACCCCAGACCCGCATCATCGAGGTGGAAGTGGTGGTCCGGGGGCCTGGACGGGTGGGGTTGCCTTCGGGGTATTGA
- a CDS encoding MerR family transcriptional regulator: protein MTSPALTPIFLTMREAVEASGLSEDTLRYYEKLGLVMPERDRSSNHRRYSEQQMRWLKFLIHLRSTGMPLEKIQRYVQLALQGEESAPQRKAILEEHHQQIQEQIQKLQQSSAAIELKLQHYDDIERALRKGDVQEVVGRELD, encoded by the coding sequence ATGACCTCCCCTGCCCTCACCCCCATTTTTTTGACCATGCGAGAAGCCGTGGAAGCCTCTGGCCTCTCCGAAGACACCCTGCGCTACTACGAAAAACTGGGGCTGGTGATGCCTGAACGTGACCGTTCCAGCAACCACCGCAGGTATTCCGAGCAGCAAATGCGCTGGCTGAAATTTCTGATCCATTTGCGCAGCACTGGCATGCCCCTGGAAAAAATCCAGCGTTACGTGCAACTGGCCCTTCAAGGGGAAGAAAGTGCCCCTCAACGCAAAGCCATTCTGGAGGAGCATCACCAGCAGATCCAGGAGCAAATTCAGAAACTGCAGCAGTCTTCTGCGGCCATTGAATTGAAATTGCAGCACTACGACGACATCGAACGGGCTTTAAGAAAGGGGGATGTGCAGGAGGTGGTGGGGCGGGAACTGGACTGA
- a CDS encoding glycoside hydrolase family 76 protein, with amino-acid sequence MKHRLGFSVLLLTSLLSACAQTSTPGPESLPQGVAEDRDLASTNALLSYFDPLTGVWIAPSGESWQPAVGLDSIINTYERTRDLKFLNVIEKSFWRYQGRRSDYYDDNGWYLNTWLRAYDVTGDPKYLQEAKNLFDVNKAGWDSVCGGGIYWTNARQNKNAITNELFLLSAAKLHRRAGNGTGAGSYYDWAMKTWNWFKNSGMINSQNRINDGLNASCQNDQGLTWTYNQGVILGALVELYRFAGDRQYLSAAEKIATGTIQNQVYPGNILKEAACETSSCPGADHLIFKGMFAQGLVRLVQADPKNPPQQGFLTFLNTNANSVWTTSRDSNNGLGFIWKGPVGTVNQATQSAASLLLSGIALLNNGGEATTPPATTGTLYEAEKATLHNIPTESSSAGYTGTGYVAGWNHDGQWLDFHVNAPAAKRYTLTFRYATGAGDAVRYLYVNGQGRANNLLFTGTRGWDRWSTVSFSVPLNAGDNTISLIFDGSKASDNYLNLDSLQVK; translated from the coding sequence ATGAAACACCGACTGGGTTTTTCCGTTCTGCTGCTCACTTCCCTGCTCAGTGCCTGTGCCCAGACCAGCACTCCAGGCCCGGAATCCCTGCCCCAGGGCGTGGCTGAAGACCGGGACCTTGCCTCTACCAATGCCCTGTTGTCCTACTTTGATCCCCTCACCGGGGTGTGGATTGCGCCCAGCGGGGAATCCTGGCAGCCTGCGGTGGGTCTGGACAGCATCATCAACACCTACGAGCGCACCCGCGACCTGAAGTTCCTCAACGTGATCGAGAAATCCTTCTGGCGTTACCAGGGTCGGCGTTCGGATTACTACGACGACAACGGCTGGTACCTCAACACCTGGCTGCGGGCCTATGACGTGACCGGGGACCCCAAGTACCTGCAGGAAGCAAAAAACCTCTTCGATGTGAACAAAGCAGGCTGGGACAGCGTGTGCGGAGGGGGCATCTACTGGACCAATGCCAGACAGAACAAGAATGCCATCACCAACGAACTGTTTTTGCTGTCTGCGGCCAAACTGCACCGCAGGGCAGGCAACGGAACGGGAGCAGGCAGCTATTACGACTGGGCCATGAAAACCTGGAACTGGTTCAAGAACAGCGGGATGATCAACAGCCAGAACCGCATCAACGATGGCCTGAACGCGTCCTGCCAGAACGACCAGGGCCTGACCTGGACTTACAACCAGGGGGTGATTCTGGGTGCGCTGGTCGAACTGTACCGCTTTGCCGGAGACCGCCAGTACCTCTCTGCAGCAGAAAAAATTGCCACGGGCACCATCCAGAATCAGGTGTACCCCGGAAACATCCTCAAAGAAGCCGCCTGTGAAACCAGCAGTTGCCCCGGGGCAGACCACCTGATCTTCAAGGGGATGTTTGCGCAAGGGCTGGTGCGTCTGGTGCAGGCAGACCCCAAAAACCCACCCCAGCAGGGCTTCCTGACCTTCCTGAACACCAATGCCAATTCGGTGTGGACGACTTCCAGAGACAGCAACAACGGGCTGGGGTTCATCTGGAAAGGTCCAGTGGGCACGGTGAATCAGGCCACCCAGTCTGCAGCTTCTTTGCTGCTCAGCGGCATTGCCCTGCTGAACAACGGCGGTGAGGCCACCACCCCTCCTGCCACCACAGGCACCCTCTACGAAGCTGAAAAGGCCACCCTGCACAACATTCCCACCGAAAGCTCCTCTGCTGGATACACCGGCACAGGGTATGTGGCAGGGTGGAACCATGACGGGCAATGGCTGGATTTCCATGTAAATGCGCCTGCTGCAAAGCGTTACACCCTCACTTTCCGTTATGCCACAGGTGCAGGGGATGCCGTGCGTTACCTGTACGTGAACGGTCAGGGACGGGCCAACAATTTGCTGTTCACGGGAACCAGAGGCTGGGACAGGTGGAGCACCGTCAGTTTCAGTGTGCCTTTAAATGCCGGAGACAACACCATCTCGCTGATTTTTGACGGCTCCAAAGCCAGCGACAATTACCTCAATCTGGACTCACTGCAGGTGAAATGA